A region of the Candidatus Giovannonibacteria bacterium genome:
ATCTCTTCAAAAACGCCCTCCATAACTTTCTGGGCGGTTGTCTTTTTGCCGGAAAGCATTAAATAGTTGGTAAGTTTCGCCACCAGCCGGGAGCCATAAACTGGGTCTGGCCTCAATTCTCTTTTTTCTTTTTTCTTTCTCCTCATGCTTTTGGTTTCTTAGTCCCGTATTTACTGCGCTGTTGTTTTCTGCCCTCAACGCCAGTTGTGTCCAAAACCCCGCGGACAATATGGTATTGCACCCCCGGAAGGTCCTTAACGCGCCCGCCACGTATCATTACGACCGAGTGCTCCTGCAAGGCGTGCTTCTCGCCGGGAATGTATGCGGTTATTTCCATGCCGTTTGTGAGGCGCACTCTTGCTACTTTTCGCAAAGCGGAATTCGGCTTTTTGGGCGTCATAGTTTTCACCGCCAAACAAACCCCTCTTTTGAAAGGAGACGGATAAAAACGCGGCCGGTTTTGGAGCACGTTAAAAGACTTGGCCAAAGCCACGGACTTCGCCTTGTATTCCATTTTTTTTCTGCCTTTTTTAACCAACTGATTTATAGTAGGCATATTGTATCGCAGTTTATCACACTTCAATTAAAAAGCAAAGCCCGTAATCAGGCGGAACAAAAACGCGGCGACTGGCAAAATTATGCCCGAGAGAAAAAATATAAAAATCACAAGGATAATAAGCCCGTATCTTTCAAAAAATACTTCCAAATCTAAAGCGCGCGCCGGTAGAAGGGCAAAAAGAACTTTGGAGCCGTCTAACGGAGGTATGGGTATAAGATTAAATATCGCCAAAATCAGATTAAGAAAAACGATGAAGATGGCAATTTGCAAAAATTGCGGCGGCAAAGCCAGCGCTCCGGAGAAACGAATCAGCGCCCCGAAGACAAGGGCAACCATTATATTGGAGAGGGGCCCCGCCGCGCCGACCAACCCCGGCCCATATTTCTGACTTCTTAAATTGTAGGGATTATACGGCACCGGCCGCGCCCAGCCAAAAATGAACCCGCCAAGAAGATAAGTGATTGTGGGCAAAATCACCGAGCCGAAAGGGTCAAGGTGCTTGAGGGGATTGAGCGTGAGCCGGCCTTCGTCTTTTGCGGTGTTGTCTCCCATCGCGTAGGCAACGGCGCCGTGAGAAACCTCGTGGACAACAACGGAGAAAATCAAAATCAGAATTTGAAAAATAAACTCCAGCGCTTGATTCATGTATAATATAATGCTAATTTACGAATGATATCCGAATATCACAAATTATGGCAAAAATTTGCGCGATTTGCAAAAAGGGGTCGGTTGTCATGGGCACAAGGCGGCTTTTGCGCGCCCACTATAACCCGACCAAAAAATCGCGGAAATATCCCAATCTCCAATGGGCACGGCTTCCCTCCGGCAGCCGCATCAAAATCTGCACAAGATGTATGAAAGCCGGGAGGCATTTGAAGCTTAAACGGAGCGGGCCATAGTATAACGGCAGTACGCACCCTTGGGGTGGGTGTGGCGGCGGTTCAATTCCGCCTGGCCCGAAAGATTGTTTATATTTTTTGGCACCGCGGGCAGAAATAGCCGGAGCGGCCGGAAATTTTTTTGCGGATAATTCCGGCGCGGCATCTTCGGCAGGGCTCGCCTTCTCTATCGTAAATAAATCTTTTTTCAAAATAAGCCCCTCGGGTTCCCTCGGGGTGCAACCAATCGCGCATCGTAGTGCCGCCGGACTTTATGCTGCGGTTTAAAATAAATTTGATTGATTTCCACAAATTTCTAACTTCTAATCCGCTCAAACTTCTAACTTCTCTTTCTGGATGGATTTTCGCGCGCCACAAAACCTCGTCTGCGACAATATTTCCGACTCCGGCAAGATTTTTCTGGTTGAGCAGAAATGATTTGATCTTTGTCCCCCTTAAGGTAAGGGGGATTAAGGGGGTTATGTATTTTGTTTTAAATAATTTCCTAAAATCCCGCAGAGATATTTCTAACGCGTCCTTTCCCAATGTCTTAAAATACGGGTCGCCCAAAACTTTTTTGGAATCTCCATACCAAACAACGCCGAATTTGCGGACGTCGTGAAAAACCAAATCCCCGCCCCCACACCTATCGGATAGGTGTGGGGGTAAACCGGAAAGACAAAAGGTGCGGCGAATATGCTTATCGCGCGTTCCGTGAGGCACAATCAAAAGCTTCCCGCTCATTCGCTGGTGAAACCCCAAAATCTTTCCGCCCGAAAGACAAATTAAAATCGCCTTGCCTTTGCGCTCTATATTTAAAATCTTTTTTCCGCTTAAGTTTAAAATCCGCTTGCCCACAATAAGCGGCTTTAGTTTTCTTACCGTTGTTTCCACCTCCGGCAATTCTGGCATAATTTTGCGTCCTCGCCGAGATTCGAACTCGGATTTCAAGCTTCGGAGGCCTGCGTCCTATCCATTGGACGACGAGGACAATCTCAATCTCAACTTAGACGTCGGATGTCTACGTGTGCCGGTCGGCGACGATTGACGCTCCGAAAGAATTGGGCTTGATTATAGCGTCAAAGCCGTAGCCCCTTACCATGCCGACGACGCCGTCTATGAATTCGCGCGTGGGGCCGTTTTCGCCCACATCAATGTGAATCTGGTCGTTCCAGAAAAATTCATCCCCCAATTTTTCTTTTAAGCGCCCGCGGAGCTCCTGCGCCAAAGTTATGGAGCAGATGGTTTCTCTGTAAATCCGTTCGCGGAGAGTATTGCAACGCGTTTTTTCGGAGCGCGTCCAAAAATGAATCCCGCCGTTCCCCACCCGCCAGATGGTCACCGCAGTCACAAAATTTACTTCGCTTCTCGCGGCAGAATCCGTCCCCACGATGATTTTGTACCGCCGGGACGGCTTTGATTTAACGAAATCGTAAATCGCCTGAACGACTTCTTCCAAGCCAAGCTCCGCTCCCAATATGTTAAAAAATTTTGAGTTGGACATTTTTTTCTGTACCTGACTTCTCCGGCTTATTCCAGGCCACCGGTATCGCCACCCTGCCGCCGGCGCTTCTTGAATAAAAAAGCACGTGGCCGTTCTGCCTCCCGAAGTCGTAAAGGTTTTTTGTAATCTCCACATCCTTCAGGCAGTATTTTTTAATTTCGCCCATTTTCCCTTCTTTATACCATTTCAGCGCCTGAAGTCCATCCCCCGATTTCCTGACGCCCAGAGTCGCCTCCGCCAAGCTGTCCAGATAAAGCCGGTGGCCGAGCGATTTTTTTACGTCGTCCATCAAGTCCAGCGCGGGCAAATTTTTTAAATTCCAGGAAATGTAGGGCTGTAAAACCGCCAAATCAAAATGGCGGATATTAAAGCCGACCACGCGGCCGGCTCTTTGCAGCAATTTCTCAAACTCCGGAATTTCATGTTCCTCAAAAGTCAAGTATTGGCCCAGTCCGTAAACATAAGCTCCTACCACCGAAACTCCGAGTTTTTCGAAACTTCCTCCGTCTCTTGCGGAAATCCCGGCCTCATTGAAAGAACGCTTGGTTTCAATGTCAAAAACAACGTCGTCCGAGTCCATATTATAAAGGCAGGTCAAATGACCATGCCCCGGGACCAAGGACGAGCAAAGCCAAAAGAGCCAGTAAAATCAAAAAATCAAATTCTCGCCCGCCTGCCGGCGAGGCAGGCCCGCCGACAAACGGCTTCCCGCGCTGAACCCAAAAAATAATAACCAGAAATTCTATCGCCAAAACCAGCGCCGCGAGTTGCGTCAAAAGCCCTAAAATCAAGCCAATTCCGCCCAAAAATTCAACCAATGTCACCAGCCACGCCCAAAATTTCCCCGGGCGGAATTTCATTGACTCAAGCCATCCGGCAAATTGGACTTTGTCTGAAACCAATTTCTGCCAGCCGTGCGCCAAAAAAATTGCCCCCAAGGCAAGTCTCAAAATTGTTGGGGCATAGAAACTATAGTCCAAAAATTGCGGGAGGATGCTAAGCATTTTTTTTGTTTCTTCCTAAAATCTCATCTATTCTTTCCTGGCGCTCTTTTCTTTTTTTGATCTCGCTCTTGGTTTCCAGTTCCGCGCGCAAGTTCCTAAGCTCCCGCAAGCCGCGCGGATTTTTTTCCAAGGCAGGAAAAAGCTCGCCCTCTTTTGGTTTTTCACCCATAAGTGTAATATAGCAAATATGAACAAGGATGTCATGTGGCTGATATTCGTGCTTATAATAGTAGGCATTGTCTTCGGCTTCCAAAGAAAAAATATAAATCTGTTCTCGCTCAAAACCGGCACCGAATCAAAACCTTCCGGTTTGTTTCCGGAATCTCCAGAAGCCCCAAGTGTCTCATCGGTAGGAACATCCGCGCCCGGCGCGATAACACCATCGGCTCCGGCGCCGCAAACCCCATCCGGGAGCGCAAACCAGACAACGCCAGCGAAAACCCCGCCCGCGCCGGCTCCTGCGCCAACTCCCGGCGCGCCGCCCGCTCCGGCAAAGCCGCCCGCACTGCGATTGGGCCTCGGGCAGGCCTATTCCACCCAGCCAGAGCAGGAATACGTCGTCCTGGAGCATTTTGATTTTGACAATAAGCAGGCGGCGAATATTTCCGGAATGAAACTCCAAAATAGAGACAGGGTGTCCGGAACCATCGGCAAAGACGAATACGGCGGAAACATTGCCCTCAACTACGGAGAGCGCGCGGCAATAGTGACGGGCATAAGCCCGCTCGGAAAAAATTTCAAACTGAATAAATGCTCCGGATACTTCAACCAGAACAACTCCCTGCCGGTTTACGCGTCCTGCCCGTCGCTTTCCGACTTGCCGCAGCCAAGGAATCTGAATAATAAATGCATACAATACACAGAAAGTTTGGGAAGCTGCGTTGTACCCAATATCAACGCCGACACCGGCATTGATAATACCTGCGCAGAGTTCGTAAGCCAGCACGCAAGCTATGTGGGGTGCGTCGCCGACCACAAAAACGATTCCGATTTTGATCAGCGCCAGTGGCTCATTTACCTCGGCAAAAATGCCGAGATGTGGGGCAACCGCCGCGACCTCGTCCAGCTCTTTGACCAGCTGGGGAAGTTAATTACGGAAATTAGTTACTAAGCGCGTAAAGCGCGATGCCGGCCGCAACTGAAACATTCAGCGATTCTTTTTTGCCGCGCATGGGGATTTCTATAATTTTGTCGCATTTTTCAAGAACCGATTTCGGAATGCCGCTGACCTCGTTGCCCAAAATCAGCGCGATGCCCGACTTGGAAGTCCGGCTTCCAAGTGAAAACTTTTTAAGATTCAGCGACTTTTTTGACTGCTCCAAGGCGATAATCTGAATTTTTTCTTTTTTTAAGCGTTTTATTAAAACTGCGATATATCGCAGTTTTTCCCATTTCATGTATTTCTCCGCGCCCAGCGCGGTTTTTTGAAAATCTTTCCGAAGTTTTCCGAAAATATCGTGCGGCCCCGGCGTGTAGCCAGTTAAATAAATTTTTGAAACCCCCATGGCATCCGCCGTCCGAAAAATAGAGCCGACATTATGCAAACTTCGGATATTATGCAAAACCAAATAAATTTCCCGCTCTAATCTTTTTTTGGATTTTATACGTATTTCCATGTTTCAACAAGCCGAAATAAGAATTAAGTGTTTCGGAAACTAGATTCTCACTTAATCTTTTTATCATCCTTCTTTTTGTGCTTGTCCGCAATACGCGATGGTCGGAAAAATTTACCCATCCCAAAAAATCAACGCCGGAAGCCAAAGTTTTAATGAATAATTTGTCCGGATGTAAATCAAGTTTCAGCTTTTCGCATAAAAAGTTTTTAATCTGCAGAATAAGGCCTTCCAACCAATTCTTATTTTCAGAAAAAATCACAAAGTCATCCGCGTAGCGAAGATAATATCTGGCTTTAAGTTTGTGCTTCACAAACTGGTCAAACTCATTCATATAAATATTCACAAACAACTGCGAGGTTAGATTGCCCAACGGCAAGCCGACATTCTGCCTAGTTGAAGAAAAACTCTTTATAACCTGTTCGAGAAGCCATAAAATATCCGAGTCCGGAATATAAGATTTTAAAGTTTTCATTAAAACCTCGTGGTCAATGCTGGCAAAAAATTTTCTGATGTCGCACTTCAAAACCCAACAGGTTTTGGTGTTGTTCCGGCTGACTTTCCAAGCAAACGCGCGAAAACGGTTGAGGGCTTTGTGAGTTCCTTTTTCAAGGCGACAGGAAAAAGAATCAGCAATAAAAACCCTGTCAAAAAACGGATAGAGCTTGCGGTAAATCGCGTGGTGCAAAA
Encoded here:
- the rpsL gene encoding 30S ribosomal protein S12; its protein translation is MPTINQLVKKGRKKMEYKAKSVALAKSFNVLQNRPRFYPSPFKRGVCLAVKTMTPKKPNSALRKVARVRLTNGMEITAYIPGEKHALQEHSVVMIRGGRVKDLPGVQYHIVRGVLDTTGVEGRKQQRSKYGTKKPKA
- a CDS encoding site-2 protease family protein, translated to MNQALEFIFQILILIFSVVVHEVSHGAVAYAMGDNTAKDEGRLTLNPLKHLDPFGSVILPTITYLLGGFIFGWARPVPYNPYNLRSQKYGPGLVGAAGPLSNIMVALVFGALIRFSGALALPPQFLQIAIFIVFLNLILAIFNLIPIPPLDGSKVLFALLPARALDLEVFFERYGLIILVIFIFFLSGIILPVAAFLFRLITGFAF
- a CDS encoding 50S ribosomal protein L28, yielding MAKICAICKKGSVVMGTRRLLRAHYNPTKKSRKYPNLQWARLPSGSRIKICTRCMKAGRHLKLKRSGP
- a CDS encoding ribonuclease H-like YkuK family protein translates to MSNSKFFNILGAELGLEEVVQAIYDFVKSKPSRRYKIIVGTDSAARSEVNFVTAVTIWRVGNGGIHFWTRSEKTRCNTLRERIYRETICSITLAQELRGRLKEKLGDEFFWNDQIHIDVGENGPTREFIDGVVGMVRGYGFDAIIKPNSFGASIVADRHT
- a CDS encoding ribonuclease H-like domain-containing protein codes for the protein MTCLYNMDSDDVVFDIETKRSFNEAGISARDGGSFEKLGVSVVGAYVYGLGQYLTFEEHEIPEFEKLLQRAGRVVGFNIRHFDLAVLQPYISWNLKNLPALDLMDDVKKSLGHRLYLDSLAEATLGVRKSGDGLQALKWYKEGKMGEIKKYCLKDVEITKNLYDFGRQNGHVLFYSRSAGGRVAIPVAWNKPEKSGTEKNVQLKIF
- a CDS encoding DoxX family protein; this translates as MLSILPQFLDYSFYAPTILRLALGAIFLAHGWQKLVSDKVQFAGWLESMKFRPGKFWAWLVTLVEFLGGIGLILGLLTQLAALVLAIEFLVIIFWVQRGKPFVGGPASPAGGREFDFLILLALLALLVLGPGAWSFDLPL
- a CDS encoding TrmH family RNA methyltransferase; this translates as MHNIRSLHNVGSIFRTADAMGVSKIYLTGYTPGPHDIFGKLRKDFQKTALGAEKYMKWEKLRYIAVLIKRLKKEKIQIIALEQSKKSLNLKKFSLGSRTSKSGIALILGNEVSGIPKSVLEKCDKIIEIPMRGKKESLNVSVAAGIALYALSN
- a CDS encoding group II intron reverse transcriptase domain-containing protein, with translation MKTQLTHNFEDIIGIENLLEAWREFVRGKRNKRDVQEFSLRLMDNILSLHNDLAQHTYEHGGYKSFHIFDPKPRHIHKASVRDRLLHHAIYRKLYPFFDRVFIADSFSCRLEKGTHKALNRFRAFAWKVSRNNTKTCWVLKCDIRKFFASIDHEVLMKTLKSYIPDSDILWLLEQVIKSFSSTRQNVGLPLGNLTSQLFVNIYMNEFDQFVKHKLKARYYLRYADDFVIFSENKNWLEGLILQIKNFLCEKLKLDLHPDKLFIKTLASGVDFLGWVNFSDHRVLRTSTKRRMIKRLSENLVSETLNSYFGLLKHGNTYKIQKKIRAGNLFGFA